Below is a window of Rubricoccus marinus DNA.
ATGTCGAAGTAGCGGGCGGTCTTGGCCTTGGTGATGGCGACGTCGATGGAGCCGAGCCACGCGCCGTCCATGCGGCGGAAGGCGAGGAGGTTGGCCCCGGCGTCGACGACGGCGACGTTTTGCTGGATGCCCATGTCCTCCGCCTTTTTCTGGGCGGCGTCGAGGACGGCGGTGGCCTGGGCGGTGGTGACGGTCCTTAGGGTGCGGGGTTCCATAGTGCGGGGGGGGGGGAGTCACGTCCTACGGGCGACGGGCACCCGCGGGTCTGCGTCTCTCGTCGGCCGTCCGGGCGTGGTAGTCGGTGAGCAGCACGAGCAAGCCGGCCGCGGCGACGAACGGGAGGAAGTAGGCCCGCTCGTTCTCCCGTTTCAGGCCTACTGCAACCAATGGAACGGGATTGTACGGTAGCGCTCGCGA
It encodes the following:
- a CDS encoding GlcG/HbpS family heme-binding protein, encoding MEPRTLRTVTTAQATAVLDAAQKKAEDMGIQQNVAVVDAGANLLAFRRMDGAWLGSIDVAITKAKTARYFDMPTGSLGEMSQPGGSLYAIEHSNGGLISFPGGLPLMDGDAVIGAVGVSGSTVDDDHAVAQAGADALSS